Proteins encoded by one window of Cloeon dipterum chromosome 2, ieCloDipt1.1, whole genome shotgun sequence:
- the Smr gene encoding nuclear receptor corepressor 1 isoform X2: MPSKLEANQSPSPSSSVQPTLSRNHASMRHPDRTQHAGQNPSGAPSAYSSYPTSQPYLTSSIPPQSSYRTSQLLNNRGGNASIQATALSQSDHPSLNHGQSPFSMRHRVSLLHSADNLLSRSRLHNIEEPQQHETQDNDVGPMYKKIRLGNSEANKPQPVKAETQPLKLDISEPAYNPQVEAISPTLPVENVQEDISFRVTKDSLLQQIAQVDREIAKAESQIIKLKKKQKELEEAASGSSAQHEEVEVSIKHQSLAQKIYAENRKKATVSHAMLDKLGPKVDLPLYNQPSDMTIIHENKKRHQIFSKSLIEHLRQEYNDRRSREDYLASVYACQQTAWVKKVDRIENSAKKRAKDAKSRETFEKVFPELRKQREDKERFNRVGSRVKSDADMEEIMDGLQEQEVNVPRKQPKEMLISQMQLEDKKMRSYAVVPPILLDSKQRRYVFINTNGLIEDYEQEYKERTHINIWTNEERDIFREKYFTVHKELSKNFSNIAQALDKKCTSECVQYYYLTKKSENYKQMCKRPRARPRNKTNAAKPVASGSGQCLPLNIDISSGVTTRQSLASAIRDQSKPEIIQNNNSNQNRNNPTMTAPSEESTTTTTTTTTTTTNNSNTQPPAPIKEEKISDSPTVSTTKPTKPNKQVESDSSDEEQECLPAKGPHHCFLCKNLVENSRPLAKAKASQYGLQEDQVVQGARVCSNCRCKAVRSSTIQCPIPSCTAVKNRVKRLKPLPSALGSVSQELRDSILADLQIVAGVTHSCSGCHSRILRRLNLKSGSNPDGDDWTDKEVEVFCNAIQEHGPHWTKVATALSTSEGCSTKTHYQCKAFFQKNQKKLGLNALMNEYRKNSNPEHKPTLTDEEESGSSTSSCEEETGNVPGAASDTDSAASPTNAEANTPLNQQKQFTDIPRVPGVKVESSVISPRISQEGAPHVTHRDEYDSSATVMETADEGQGAVESEHNFAGKLPIKSVLNQTSSVSVDMKDLMLNVIERSLMKSGTNSTNAGGSQQTPTISSILGTNRVLGGASYPSREYRGSPSAPPMSSTPNNELPKEGLVVMQVQQALKENSAEGVTLDLSTRKRGPSPHTKLHHQPPPKAAPPRSYEPIVFRDVPTGQPPMYLTQPYHPAKGSITQGTPMPGSHLSAQSFPAASTRYEMPTKGQLKESGGSITQGTSLLLETKKDQSDIIMSDFITSQQMHVRPAEAPMHHYYPIYPAGGAQLVPNQQRQGVIQRGAAKPMPQQQRPLPRSSSPPPMKKSAYPQGHEALNNLVDIALQQGSLPVPKEKMNSVGGPPAMINEGLGKGLADSHMVAEQRIQQPQMYADYPPLQERSLMKLQNSAYRKEYYGRRQDEDPPRPNLQSMRQLPTEPDRQKQSPAPYMSRAPPAPKQSNEQQLTAASLIHAIITHQINQSSDVEAAVPRPSDKLFQGFQRELPAKSHANDSSEMESGRLSKPSDDSTDGKSSDGQKTLGEHIDRIINKDFQTKRPDESRPGKRCEEPLEVDTMKNCTSYEQISPPPPSRPDVVSNYPDDKPHLLDYVKSRIVQAMRISEDEADASESKAKEAAIGSQEQQRPEDERQAAPTELAYPSYPPPLEAAVAPQAPPKPPETQYEPLSEPED; encoded by the exons agtGATCACCCAAGCCTAAATCATGGGCAATCCCCGTTTTCCATGCGGCACCGAGTTTCATTACTCCATTCAGCTGACAACTTGCTCTCCAGGTCTAGGCTACACAA CATTGAAGAACCTCAGCAACATGAAACACAGGATAATGATGTAGGACCCATGTATAAAAAGATCCGTTTGGGAAACAGCGAGGCCAACAAGCCTCAACCAGTAAAAGCTGAAACTCAGCCACTGAAGCTAGATATTTCT GAGCCAGCGTACAATCCTCAAGTTGAGGCAATATCTCCCACACTGCCAGTGGAAAATGTGCAAGAAGATATTTCGTTTAGGGTTACAAAAGATAGTTTGCTTCAGCAGATCGCTCAAGTAGATAGGGAAATTGCAAAAGCTGAATCACAGAtcatcaaattaaagaaaaaacag AAAGAACTTGAAGAGGCAGCCAGTGGGAGCTCCGCCCAACACGAAGAAGTGGAGGTATCAATTAAGCACCAAAGTCTTGCTCAGAAAATTTACGCAGAGAATAGG AAAAAGGCAACGGTATCTCACGCCATGTTGGATAAGCTTGGTCCGAAAGTTGATCTA CCGCTTTACAACCAGCCCTCTGATATGACGATAATACACGAGAACAAAAAACG GCATCAGATATTCAGTAAGAGCTTAATAGAGCACTTGCGACAAGAGTACAATGATCGGAGGAGCAGAGAAGACTACCTGGCGTCCGTTTATGCTTGTCAGCAAACGGCCTGGGTAAAGAAAGTCGATAGAATCGAAAACTCTGCAAAGAAGAGGGCGAAAGACGCCAAGAGCAgagaaacttttgaaaaagtcTTCCCAGAGCTGCGAAAACAGCGGGAGGACAAAGAGAGATTCAATCGAGTCGGCTCGCGCGTAAAAAGCGATGCGGACATGGAAGAAATCATGGACGGATTGCAAGAGCAAGAGGTAAATGTACCGAGAAAGCAACCCAAAGAGATGCTAATATCACAAATGCAGCTGGAGGACAAGAAGATGCGCTCTTACGCCGTTGTTCCTCCGATTCTTCTTGACAGCAAGCAGAGACGTTACGTGTTCATCAACACAAATGGGCTAATAGAAGACTACGAACAGGAGTACAAGGAAAGAACTCACATTAACATCTGGACTAATGAAGAAAGAGATATATTCAGAGAAAAATACTTCACGGTTCACAAGGAG CTTTCCAAGAACTTCTCAAACATCGCTCAAGCACTAGATAAAAAGTGCACCAGCGAATGTGTacagtattattatttgacgAAGAAGAGTGAGAACTACAAACAAATGTGCAAGCGGCCAAGGGCTCGACCAAGGAACAAGACCAACGCAGCCAAGCCTGTTGCTTCAG GAAGCGGTCAGTGTCTACCTCTGAACATCGACATTTCGTCAGGAGTTACAACTAGGCAATCTCTGGCTTCGGCAATAAGAGATCAGTCCAAGCCTGAAATCATCCagaacaataattcaaatcaaaataggaATAACCCTACAATGACTGCTCCCAGTGAGGAGtcaaccaccaccaccaccaccactaccaccaccaccaccaacaACAGCAACACACAACCACCAGCTCCCATTAAGGAAGAAAAGATTAG TGATTCACCGACTGTTAGCACGACAAAGCCAACTAAACCTAACAAACAGGTCGAGAGTGACAGCAGTGATGAAGAGCAAGAAT GTCTACCGGCTAAAGGTCCACACcattgttttttatgcaaaaatttggTGGAGAACAGTCGCCCGCTGGCTAAGGCCAAGGCGTCGCAGTATGGCCTGCAGGAGGACCAGGTAGTGCAAGGCGCACGCGTGTGTTCCAACTGCAGGTGCAAGGCCGTCCGATCCAGCACAATCCA GTGCCCCATCCCCAGTTGTACAGCTGTTAAAAACAGAGTCAAGAGACTCAAGCCCCTGCCCTCGGCACTTGGAAGCGTCTCTCAAGAGCTGCGAGACTCGATTTTGGCTGATTTGC AAATTGTAGCGGGCGTGACGCACAGCTGCTCAGGCTGCCACTCCAGGATACTGCGACGGTTAAACCTGAAGAGTGGTAGCAACCCTGACGGTGATGACTGGACGGACAAGGAAGTCGAGGTTTTCTGCAACGCAATCCAAGAGCATGGCCCTCATTGGACTAAGGTTGCGACGGCGCTCTCTACCTCCGAAGGCTGCTCTACCAAGACTCACTACCAGTGCAAAgcttttttccagaaaaatcagaaaaagcTTGGCCTGAATGCTCTGATGAATGAGTATAGAAAG AATTCAAACCCGGAGCATAAACCTACATTGACTGACGAAGAGGAATCGGGATCAAGCACGTCCTCTTGCGAAGAGGAAACTGGCAATGTTCCTGGAGCAGCCAGTGACACGGATAGTGCAGCCTCTCCCACCAACGCTGAAGCTAATACTCCTCTGAACCAGCAAAAGCAGTTTACAG ATATCCCGCGAGTTCCAGGAGTGAAAGTTGAAAGCTCTGTGATTTCCCCTCGAATAAGCCAAGAAGGCGCGCCCCACGTGACTCACAGAGATGAGTACGACAGCTCAGCGACGGTAATG GAGACTGCTGACGAAGGCCAAGGAGCGGTCGAGTCCGAGCACAATTTTGCAGGCAAACTGCCTATCAAAAGTGTCTTAAATCAAACTTCTAGTGTGTCAGTTGAT ATGAAGGACCTGATGTTGAACGTAATAGAGCGCAGCCTGATGAAGTCTGGCACAAACTCGACGAATGCGGGCGGGTCCCAGCAAACGCCGACCATCTCCTCGATCCTCGGCACGAACAGGGTCCTCGGAGGTGCCAGCTACCCATCCAGAGAGTACAGGGGCAGTCCGTCGGCACCGCCGATGTCTTCGACGCCAAACAACGAGCTGCCCAAGGAAGGTCTCGTCGTGATGCAGGTGCAGCAGGCGCTCAAGGAGAACTCGGCCGAGGGCGTCACCCTGGACCTGAGCACGCGGAAAAGGGGCCCAAGCCCTCATACCAAACTGCACCATCAGCCACCTCCGAAAGCAGCCCCGCCGAGATCGTACGAGCCCATTGTTTTCAGAGATGTCCCAACAGGACAGCCGCCCATGTATCTGACACAG CCGTATCATCCTGCAAAAGGTTCCATCACTCAGGGCACTCCCATGCCAGGAAGCCATCTGAGCGCTCAGTCCTTTCCTGCGGCTTCAACGAGATATGAAATGCCTACAAAAGGGCAGCTGAAAGAAAGTGGTGGGTCGATTACTCAAGGAACCTCCTTATTGCTAGAAACTAAGAAAG ACCAGAGCGACATCATCATGAGCGACTTCATCACGTCGCAACAGATGCACGTACGCCCCGCAGAGGCGCCAATGCACCACTACTACCCCATCTACCCAGCCGGCGGCGCGCAGCTGGTGCCGAACCAACAGCGCCAGGGTGTGATCCAGCGCGGCGCGGCCAAGCCGATgccccagcagcagcggccgctGCCGCGCTCTTCGTCACCACCCCCTATGAAGAAGTCCGCTTACCCGCAGGGCCACGAGGCCCTCAACAACTTGGTGGACATTGCGTTGCAGCAGGGCAGCCTGCCGGTGCCCAAGGAGAAGATGAACTCTGTTGGCGGTCCACCCGCCATGATCAACGAAGGGCTCGGCAAGGGCCTGGCTGACAGCCACATGGTGGCAGAGCAGAGAATACAGCAGCCGCAAATGTACGCCGATTACCCCCCTCTTCAGGAAAg aagtttgatgaaactgCAAAACTCGGCTTACAGGAAAGAGTACTATGGCCGACGGCAGGATGAAGATCCTCCGAGACCCAACTTGCAGAGTATGAGGCAACTCCCGACTGAGCCTGATAGGCAGAAGCAAAGTCCTGCTCCGTACATGTCAAGAGCGCCCCCGGCACCCAAACAGTCCAACGAGCAGCAACTGACTGCCGCCAGTCTGATCCACGCTATCATCACCCATCAGATAAACCAATCGTCGGACGTCGAGGCTGCAGTCCCTAGACCTAGTGACAAACTCTTCCAG GGTTTCCAACGAGAATTGCCTGCGAAAAGCCACGCCAACGACAGCTCTGAAATGGAATCAGGGCGCCTGAGCAAGCCGTCTGACGACTCAACCGATGGGAAATCCTCAGACGGCCAGAAGACCCTCGGAGAACACATTGACAGAATAATCAATAAAGACTTTCAGACAAAGCGACCTGATGAGTCCAGACCTGGAAAGCGGTGTGAAGAACCGCTAGAG GTTGACACAATGAAAAACTGCACTTCTTACGAACAGATTTCGCCACCCCCACCGTCCCGGCCGGATGTGGTCTCCAATTATCCTGACGACAAGCCGCACCTGTTGGACTATGTGAAGAGCCGGATCGTGCAGGCGATGCGGATTTCGGAGGACGAGGCGGACGCATCGGAGAGCAAGGCTAAGGAAGCGGCGATTGGCTCGCAGGAGCAACAGCGTCCTGAGGACGAGCGGCAGGCGGCGCCCACCGAATTAGCGTACCCTTCATACCCGCCCCCGCTGGAGGCGGCCGTGGCCCCTCAAGCGCCCCCGAAGCCCCCTGAGACTCAGTACGAGCCTCTGTCCGAGCCCGAGGATTAA